Proteins encoded within one genomic window of Cyprinus carpio isolate SPL01 chromosome A15, ASM1834038v1, whole genome shotgun sequence:
- the LOC109103396 gene encoding probable E3 ubiquitin-protein ligase MID2, protein MEQSVSGLLFTLDSSCSDSSLHLSSSALTVTFTGHMISSHDRSDQGSCPLPQVCGSVGVSRGQYYWEVDVCNSAIYRIGVISSCDGRGWWLERRDSAFHAVFDGRRELLPSVPPQLKTVGVFLNVGGASITFHNPVTQEFLAAVPSHFSVPLRPALQLGQGRLKLRPSLPPPNHVFLSHSSAYRGPGGVGSVRWRRDVTFGSVSAVIQKFEEMSTTSDSDSGLVSSDQ, encoded by the exons ATGGAACAATCTGTTTCAG GTCTGCTCTTCACCCTCGATTCGTCCTGCTCTGATTCGTcacttcacctctcaagctccgCCCTCACCGTCACCTTCACGGGTCACATGATCTCATCACATGACCGCAGCGATCAGGGCTCCTGTCCGCTTCCTCAGGTGTGCGGCAGCGTGGGCGTGTCCAGAGGACAGTATTACTGGGAGGTGGACGTCTGCAACAGCGCCATCTACAGGATCG GAGTGATTTCATCATGTGATGGGCGTGGCTGGTGGTTGGAGAGGCGTGACTCTGCGTTTCACGCTGTGTTTGACGGACGGCGTGAGCTCCTCCCCTCTGTGCCTCCTCAGCTGAAGACAGTGGGCGTGTTTCTAAATGTGGGCGGGGCTTCGATCACCTTCCACAATCCGGTAACTCAAGAGTTTCTCGCCGCCGTCCCCTCCCACTTCAGTGTCCCCCTCCGTCCTGCTCTTCAACTGGGGCAGGGAAGACTGAAGCTCCGCCCCAGTCTGCCGCCGCCCAATCACGTCTTTCTCAGCCACAGCTCTGCCTATCGGGGTCCAGGAGGGGTGGGAAGTGTGCGCTGGAGGCGGGATGTAACGTTTGGGTCGGTGAGTGCCGTGATTCAGAAGTTTGAGGAGATGTCGACCACGTCAGACTCGGATTCTGGTCTCGTGTCCAGCGACCAATAA